ACGCTGTACTACCTCAGTGAGACTAGTCGGTTCGCGGTTCCATGGCTGCCCAAGGACATGCACAACCATGGATTCAATATCGTCTCGCTCAATCGTCTGACGGCGTGGCTTGGAGAGAGGGTAGAGGAAAAAGAGGTAGACATTCTCACCGGAGCAGGTGGCGCGGAGATTCTCTATGACGGCGATCGTGTGATAGGTGTACGCACGGATGACAAAGGACGCGATAAAGAGGGCAATCCGCGTGAGAATTTCGAATTGGGCACGGATATTCAGGCTAAGGTCACTGTGCTGGCAGAGGGCGTGCGCGGTTCTTTGACAAAAGCGCATGTAAACAAGTTGCATCTCGATAAAGGCAAGAATCCACAATCTTATGTTACAGGCGTGAAAGAAGTGTGGGAGATTCCCGAGGGAAGATTCACGAAGGGCACGATCATTCACACGCTCGGGTATCCGCTCGATTCTCGCACCTTCGGCGGCGGGTTCATCTATACCATGAGCGAAAATCTGCTTTCGATAGGTCTTGTTGTCGGTCTCAATTATCGAAATCCGCTGACCGATCCACATAATCTCTTCTCGAAATTCAAAACGCATCCGATGGTGAAATCAATTCTCGATGGTGGCAAAATGCTGCGATACGGAGCTAAAGCCATTCCCGAAGGAGGCTACTACTCTATGCCGAAAATGTACGGGGATGGATTTCTGATTGTCGGCGATTCCGCCGGTTACCTGAATTCACAGAGGCTCAAGGGAATTCACCTGGCAATCAAGTCTGGCATCATGGCTGCAGAGACGACATTTGAAGCTCTGTTGGCGGATGATTACAGTGAGAAGCAACTGGGAGCTTACGATAAGCGGTTTCAGGAGTCATGGGCGAAGCAGGAGTTGTGGAAAGTCAGGAACTTCCATCAGGCGTACGAAGATGGCCTGTTCAGCGGTTTCCTGCACACGGGGCTTCAGATGGTAACAGGTGGCAAAGGCACGAAAGAGAAGTATGAAATCGTCGAGGACTACAAGCACATGAAGAAAGTGCGCGAGTTCTTTGATGTCGATGCCGTTGATCCGAAGCGAGATCGTATCGCTCACGACGGGAAGCTGACATGGAATAAGCTCGACAGCGTATATTACTCCGGCACCAAGCATGAGGAAGATCAGCCGTCTCATCTTGTCATCGCTGATTTCGATACATGCAATGACAAGTGCACTTTTGAATACGGCAATCCCTGCCAGCATTTCTGCCCGGCAAATGTCTATGAGATGGAAGAGGATGAGATCGGTAAGCCAAAACTCAAACTGAATCCGTCGAACTGTGTGCATTGCAAGACTTGCGATATAGCGGATCCCTACGCTATCATTACGTGGGTAGTTCCGGAAGGCGGTGGTGGACCGAATTACTCGGACATGTAGCTGTCATCCGGCTTCAAAGAAAATGGCGCGATCTCATGTGAGTTCGCGCCTTACTTGTCTTGAAAATTCTCTAGAAGAGACTCTTAATAAAACCGCCGTCCACCTGAATGGCTGAACCAGTTATGTAGGCGGCGCGCTCAGATGCCAGAAAAGCTACGGCAAAAGCCACCTTTTCCGGTTCGGCAAGTCTGTTGGCCGGGATCGAACGTTGCCACGAGGCATAGATTTGAGCCACAGACACCTTAGACTTCTTGGACAGCTCTTTAGCGAAGTTCTTAAGGCGATCGGTCAACGTATACCCGGGGCAAATGCAGTTGACCGTGATCCTACTGGCTGCGACCTCAT
The genomic region above belongs to Candidatus Zixiibacteriota bacterium and contains:
- a CDS encoding electron transfer flavoprotein-ubiquinone oxidoreductase — translated: MDTEREVLEIDVLVVGAGPAGLACAYRLKELIDSHEENRQAGDTTAEKDLSEIMIAVIEKGAHVGAHSLSGAVMDPKGIEELIPDYIERGAPLEKKVEDDTLYYLSETSRFAVPWLPKDMHNHGFNIVSLNRLTAWLGERVEEKEVDILTGAGGAEILYDGDRVIGVRTDDKGRDKEGNPRENFELGTDIQAKVTVLAEGVRGSLTKAHVNKLHLDKGKNPQSYVTGVKEVWEIPEGRFTKGTIIHTLGYPLDSRTFGGGFIYTMSENLLSIGLVVGLNYRNPLTDPHNLFSKFKTHPMVKSILDGGKMLRYGAKAIPEGGYYSMPKMYGDGFLIVGDSAGYLNSQRLKGIHLAIKSGIMAAETTFEALLADDYSEKQLGAYDKRFQESWAKQELWKVRNFHQAYEDGLFSGFLHTGLQMVTGGKGTKEKYEIVEDYKHMKKVREFFDVDAVDPKRDRIAHDGKLTWNKLDSVYYSGTKHEEDQPSHLVIADFDTCNDKCTFEYGNPCQHFCPANVYEMEEDEIGKPKLKLNPSNCVHCKTCDIADPYAIITWVVPEGGGGPNYSDM